A part of Pirellulales bacterium genomic DNA contains:
- a CDS encoding protein kinase, whose translation MNKLEAAVAERAVAGGLIGQADLARARAELGQGADDARLLEWLVKHGLLTKWQVAQLEAGRSQNLILGHYKLLAPLGAGGMGSVYRALDAKLNRQVAVKVLPPRLATPDAIGRFRREAFVALQLRHDHVVTSFELAQHGSLHFLAMELVDGPSLSAHLARQKRLGVRETARIGHEVALALEHARELGIIHRDIKPSNILLSRQGRVKVADMGLAKFFGPQAQAGGPDTRTGQFMGTIDYCSPEQAVDAKRADIRSDLYSLGCTLYHCLTGKPPFAEGTEVQRIMAHIDILPASIRIKNRDVPPAFAELIEKRMLAKDPGDRFQTPAEAAEALAPWARGEAGASANPWAGLESLDGLLDEVALAPLQKPAAQRERETRPSHRRPTPTLRVGAARRRRGAKDESLFRRPLAWAGVAVAILATITAASLYWPSKKPDVANVEPIPDGQIAGVPPAVEPSAQGSRDEPSGGPSVAAEAIPADRLDAPSVEPPSIVPPDPADANGIGAGGTSPPAPPPTRRLPSRTDGQAIAARRRREAGAEVRRDEDRGEKVRRLGGRV comes from the coding sequence ATGAACAAGCTCGAAGCTGCCGTGGCTGAGCGCGCGGTCGCCGGCGGACTGATCGGCCAAGCCGACTTGGCGCGAGCCCGCGCGGAACTTGGCCAGGGCGCCGACGACGCGCGACTGCTCGAATGGCTCGTCAAGCATGGCCTGTTGACCAAATGGCAAGTGGCGCAACTGGAGGCCGGCCGGTCGCAAAACCTGATCTTGGGCCACTACAAGCTACTGGCCCCGCTGGGCGCCGGCGGTATGGGCAGCGTCTACCGCGCGCTCGATGCGAAGCTGAACCGCCAGGTGGCCGTGAAGGTGCTGCCGCCGCGACTGGCCACGCCCGATGCCATCGGCCGCTTTCGACGCGAGGCGTTCGTGGCCTTGCAATTGCGACACGACCACGTGGTCACCAGCTTTGAATTGGCCCAACATGGGTCGCTTCATTTTCTGGCCATGGAACTGGTCGATGGGCCGAGCCTGTCGGCGCACCTGGCGAGACAAAAACGGTTGGGTGTGCGCGAAACGGCCCGCATCGGCCACGAAGTGGCGCTGGCCCTGGAGCACGCGCGCGAGCTGGGTATCATCCACCGCGACATCAAACCCTCGAACATCCTCCTTTCGCGCCAAGGCCGGGTAAAGGTGGCCGACATGGGGCTGGCCAAGTTCTTTGGGCCGCAAGCGCAGGCCGGCGGGCCGGACACGCGCACCGGGCAGTTCATGGGCACGATCGACTATTGCTCGCCGGAACAGGCGGTCGACGCCAAGCGGGCCGACATCCGCAGCGACCTCTATTCCCTCGGCTGTACGCTCTACCACTGCCTGACTGGCAAGCCGCCGTTCGCCGAGGGCACCGAAGTGCAGCGGATCATGGCGCACATCGACATCTTGCCCGCGTCGATTCGCATCAAGAACCGCGACGTCCCGCCGGCCTTCGCCGAGTTGATCGAAAAGCGGATGTTGGCCAAGGATCCGGGCGACCGGTTTCAGACGCCTGCCGAGGCGGCCGAGGCGCTGGCGCCCTGGGCCAGAGGAGAGGCGGGCGCGTCGGCCAATCCCTGGGCGGGCCTGGAAAGTTTGGATGGCCTGTTGGACGAAGTGGCGCTCGCTCCCCTCCAGAAACCGGCGGCGCAGCGAGAGCGCGAGACGAGGCCGTCGCATCGCCGCCCGACGCCGACGCTGCGAGTTGGCGCCGCGCGCAGGCGCCGCGGCGCCAAGGACGAATCGCTGTTTCGGCGGCCGTTGGCCTGGGCGGGCGTGGCCGTGGCCATACTGGCTACGATCACGGCCGCGTCGCTCTACTGGCCGAGCAAGAAACCTGACGTGGCCAACGTCGAGCCGATTCCCGACGGCCAAATCGCCGGCGTGCCTCCCGCGGTCGAACCGAGCGCGCAGGGCAGCCGCGACGAGCCAAGCGGCGGGCCAAGCGTGGCGGCGGAAGCGATCCCGGCCGACCGTCTTGACGCGCCCAGCGTTGAGCCGCCAAGCATCGTTCCGCCCGACCCCGCCGACGCGAACGGCATCGGCGCGGGCGGAACGTCGCCGCCAGCGCCCCCCCCAACCCGCCGACTCCCCTCAAGAACCGACGGGCAAGCCATCGCCGCGCGCCGAAGGCGAGAAGCCGGAGCCGAAGTCCGCAGGGACGAAGACCGAGGCGAAAAAGTTCGCCGGCTTGGCGGACGCGTCTGA
- a CDS encoding FHA domain-containing serine/threonine-protein kinase: MIAELVVVKGPDAPRKFALADGQTLVIGRGEKSNTRLADQHASRVHCLIEIDGGKFILRDQGSSAGTFVNGARVEQCELRPGDVVGVGHTELRLDLAAQHDKSTLAGRPAAAAMPVITAANLKNLVGQSLAHFELKKVLASGNTGLVFLAHDSKADRPAAVKVLWPEISKQEDEMQRFVRAMKTMMPIRHENLVEIYAAGKNGPHCWVAMEFVEGECLTEVINHFGTRGMLDWRTSFLVAVQIGRALETAYEHQIVHRNITPNNILFKRDTKQAKLGDLMLAKALEGTLARQITRPGQLVGDLPYMPPERTRSDAPVDCRADIYSLGATVYALLTGHPPFEGNSVPEVVSLIRSAEPVKPKRVHLSVADRFQDCVMMMLAKRPEDRYETPSKLLIDLNRIARYENIQV, encoded by the coding sequence CGCGCCGCGCAAGTTCGCGCTGGCCGACGGGCAAACGCTCGTCATCGGGCGGGGTGAAAAGTCGAATACGCGCCTCGCCGATCAACACGCCTCGCGCGTCCACTGCCTCATCGAGATCGATGGCGGCAAGTTTATCTTGCGCGATCAGGGCAGCTCCGCCGGCACGTTCGTCAACGGCGCGCGCGTCGAGCAATGCGAGCTGCGGCCCGGCGACGTGGTCGGCGTCGGCCATACCGAGCTGCGGCTCGATCTCGCGGCCCAGCACGACAAAAGCACGCTCGCGGGCCGACCGGCCGCCGCCGCCATGCCCGTGATCACGGCCGCCAACCTCAAAAACCTGGTCGGCCAAAGCCTGGCCCACTTCGAGCTGAAGAAGGTGCTCGCCAGCGGCAACACGGGGCTCGTTTTTCTGGCACACGATTCCAAGGCCGACCGTCCGGCGGCCGTCAAAGTGCTCTGGCCGGAGATCTCGAAACAGGAAGACGAAATGCAGCGGTTCGTGCGCGCCATGAAAACCATGATGCCCATCCGCCACGAGAACCTGGTCGAGATTTACGCGGCGGGCAAAAACGGACCGCACTGCTGGGTGGCCATGGAGTTCGTCGAAGGCGAGTGCCTGACCGAAGTCATCAACCATTTCGGCACGCGTGGCATGCTCGACTGGCGCACGTCTTTCTTGGTGGCCGTGCAAATCGGTCGGGCGTTGGAGACCGCTTACGAGCACCAGATCGTGCATCGCAACATCACGCCCAACAACATCCTGTTCAAGCGCGACACCAAACAGGCCAAGCTGGGCGACTTGATGCTGGCCAAAGCGCTGGAGGGAACGCTGGCGCGGCAGATCACGCGGCCCGGCCAGCTCGTCGGCGACCTTCCCTACATGCCGCCCGAGCGGACGCGCAGCGACGCGCCGGTCGATTGCCGGGCCGACATCTACAGCCTCGGTGCCACGGTTTACGCGCTGTTGACCGGACACCCGCCGTTCGAAGGCAACTCGGTGCCTGAGGTCGTCTCGCTCATCCGTTCGGCTGAACCGGTCAAGCCGAAAAGAGTTCATCTCTCGGTCGCCGATCGCTTTCAGGACTGTGTGATGATGATGCTCGCCAAGCGTCCCGAAGATCGCTACGAGACGCCGTCCAAGCTGTTGATCGACCTGAACCGCATCGCGCGCTACGAGAACATCCAGGTCTGA
- a CDS encoding Uma2 family endonuclease: MPRVKHLDPLLDFEWSGDETAWIRKFRAWVRERFPASWGWECTSTSTRRRAKLKSTGRVRETNMATIPSPLRSLRADAEIDYPTGDGRPVGETPLHLKNLTTAIKTLERHFEREPLVYVWGNMFVYYEKGNRRKHVSPDVFVALGVPKDKPREHYLIWEEGHGLDFVVELTSKSTQDEDLDDKMSIYQDEMPVPEYFLFDPKGEYLDPPLQGHRLREGKYVPIEIVEGRLPSEVLGLHLERDGEWLRFYNPATGLWLPTPEEREAALEADRGLAEAQRERERLAREQADAAREQADAAREQADAARERAEAERERLASELEGSGKELERLRRELDEWRRRFGGRAGEPPPRGE, encoded by the coding sequence ATGCCGCGGGTCAAACACCTGGATCCGCTCCTCGACTTCGAATGGTCGGGCGACGAAACCGCCTGGATTCGCAAGTTCCGCGCATGGGTGCGCGAGCGGTTCCCGGCGAGTTGGGGCTGGGAATGCACGTCGACTAGCACACGCCGACGGGCTAAACTGAAGTCGACGGGGCGAGTGCGGGAGACGAACATGGCAACCATCCCTTCACCACTGCGTTCGCTCCGGGCCGACGCGGAGATCGACTATCCTACCGGAGACGGCCGGCCCGTGGGTGAAACACCGCTCCATCTGAAGAATCTCACAACCGCGATCAAGACGCTCGAGCGGCATTTCGAACGGGAGCCGTTGGTGTACGTGTGGGGCAACATGTTCGTTTATTACGAGAAAGGGAACCGACGCAAGCACGTTTCGCCCGACGTCTTCGTTGCTCTGGGCGTGCCAAAGGACAAGCCGCGCGAGCATTACCTCATCTGGGAAGAAGGACATGGTCTGGACTTCGTCGTCGAGCTGACGAGCAAGTCGACGCAAGACGAAGACCTGGACGACAAAATGTCGATCTACCAGGACGAGATGCCGGTGCCCGAATATTTTCTGTTCGACCCCAAGGGCGAGTATCTCGACCCGCCGCTGCAAGGCCATCGACTGCGCGAGGGCAAGTACGTCCCGATCGAGATCGTGGAGGGGCGCTTGCCCAGCGAAGTTCTCGGCTTGCACCTCGAGCGCGACGGCGAGTGGTTGCGGTTCTACAATCCCGCCACCGGCCTCTGGCTGCCAACCCCCGAGGAGCGCGAGGCAGCCCTGGAGGCCGATCGCGGGCTCGCTGAGGCCCAGCGAGAACGTGAGCGGCTGGCGCGCGAGCAGGCCGACGCGGCGCGCGAGCAGGCCGACGCGGCGCGTGAGCAGGCGGACGCGGCCCGCGAGCGCGCCGAGGCGGAGCGCGAGCGCCTGGCGAGCGAGTTGGAGGGATCCGGCAAGGAATTAGAACGCTTGCGAAGAGAGCTGGACGAATGGCGGCGACGTTTTGGCGGGCGAGCGGGCGAACCTCCGCCACGCGGCGAATGA
- a CDS encoding PQQ-binding-like beta-propeller repeat protein, translating into MADASEDDWPMGGYDAGNTYHNRGEKKIAPPLVKLWQQALPDNSFSPDHLVVSSGIVLAAGTAVKDTVYALDARSGRPLWTFELPGAPRRHMCTSPACLGGLAYVGGDNDNLFAVDLRSGQLRWQHAGMNSMHYSQIKVADGLLYAGSDSGLWALDPQSGQEKWNDKTRRGSGDIAIRAGKLLHAGAAVNAASGAPSWNNDLMTGNRVAATDDLAFIAQGDRIAALSIADGKTLWKTVPQAGAFYMQFLLVGDSLYAATRQDGHIYRLDAQTGAIQRKRALKKDSSAWWSAANNMVFASTYDRQANKGAVVALAADTLQNKWSTSAAGYVWCMAVANGRLYVGVRGKKSSVIAYGNR; encoded by the coding sequence TTGGCGGACGCGTCTGAAGACGATTGGCCGATGGGCGGCTACGACGCCGGCAACACATATCACAACCGCGGCGAGAAGAAGATCGCTCCTCCCTTGGTGAAGCTCTGGCAGCAGGCCTTACCCGATAATAGTTTTTCTCCCGATCATCTGGTCGTCAGCTCGGGCATTGTCTTGGCAGCGGGAACCGCGGTCAAGGACACCGTCTATGCCCTGGACGCCCGTAGCGGACGCCCACTCTGGACCTTCGAGTTGCCCGGTGCCCCACGCCGCCACATGTGTACGAGTCCGGCCTGCCTCGGCGGGCTCGCTTACGTCGGCGGCGACAATGACAATCTCTTTGCCGTCGATCTGCGGAGCGGCCAACTCCGCTGGCAACATGCCGGAATGAATAGCATGCACTACTCGCAAATCAAAGTCGCCGATGGCTTGCTCTACGCCGGCTCTGACAGCGGCCTTTGGGCGCTCGATCCACAGAGCGGCCAGGAGAAATGGAACGACAAGACCCGCAGGGGGTCGGGAGACATCGCTATCAGAGCGGGCAAGCTGCTGCATGCGGGCGCCGCCGTGAACGCGGCCAGCGGTGCGCCGTCGTGGAATAACGACCTCATGACCGGGAACAGAGTCGCCGCGACCGACGATTTGGCTTTCATCGCGCAAGGCGACCGGATCGCCGCCCTTTCGATCGCCGACGGGAAGACGCTGTGGAAAACCGTGCCGCAGGCCGGCGCGTTCTACATGCAGTTTCTCCTCGTGGGAGACTCCCTCTATGCCGCGACCCGGCAGGATGGTCACATTTATCGTCTCGACGCCCAGACCGGCGCGATTCAACGGAAGCGGGCGTTGAAAAAAGATTCGAGCGCCTGGTGGAGTGCCGCCAACAACATGGTTTTCGCCTCAACCTACGATCGACAGGCGAACAAGGGAGCCGTGGTGGCGCTGGCGGCCGATACTCTGCAAAACAAGTGGTCCACCTCCGCGGCGGGCTATGTCTGGTGCATGGCCGTGGCGAATGGCCGACTTTACGTCGGCGTCAGGGGGAAAAAATCCAGCGTGATTGCGTATGGCAACCGCTGA